The following proteins come from a genomic window of Paramisgurnus dabryanus chromosome 19, PD_genome_1.1, whole genome shotgun sequence:
- the LOC135771295 gene encoding G-protein coupled receptor 20, giving the protein MGTSHREHLNITAECPVNVSGHLLEMSYLKKLSHLDEDLYHNFYSLWVTLIVVNTLMFVVGVVLNSLALYVFCQRSRSRTTPAIYTINLAVADLLVALSLPARIALYYSSGDCVACFYVHTFSYFVNMYCSILFLTSICVDRYVAVVRPPGTSGRWRSPAVAKGVSVCVWLFAVVVTYSLQISALELHSMSCHRLTVIFTLTLLEFVLPLLVIIAFTVRAACALADGKMMAQSRGCRARAVRLLVAVLVVFSVCFTPYHVREAVVYFQLGGSREQHVVAYHATITLSSLNSCLDPVVYCFVPDSFRSTLRRERRMRLLEHPERSSVVNASRNLGDAGTPVTIGYSVALLTHNTLPPTERHPCPKTTQTDNSEYQTLNKDISPN; this is encoded by the coding sequence ATGGGGACGTCCCACAGAGAGCATCTTAACATCACCGCTGAGTGTCCAGTAAATGTCAGCGGTCATCTCCTGGAGATGTCTTATCTAAAGAAACTCTCTCATCTGGATGAAGATTTATATCATAACTTTTACAGTCTGTGGGTCACACTGATTGTGGTCAACACGTTAATGTTTGTGGTCGGTGTGGTTCTCAATAGTCTGGCCCTCTATGTCTTCTGTCAGCGTAGTCGCTCTCGCACGACTCCCGCCATCTACACCATAAACCTGGCGGTAGCCGACCTGCTGGTGGCGCTGTCTCTCCCGGCCCGCATAGCTCTCTACTACAGCAGCGGTGACTGCGTGGCCTGTTTCTATGTCCACACCTTCAGCTATTTTGTAAATATGTACTGCAGCATCTTATTTCTCACCAGCATCTGTGTCGATCGCTACGTGGCAGTCGTGCGGCCGCCGGGAACCTCGGGCCGCTGGCGAAGCCCTGCCGTAGCTAAAGGTGTAAGCGTGTGCGTGTGGCTGTTTGCCGTGGTGGTTACCTACTCTCTTCAGATCTCCGCTCTTGAGTTGCACAGCATGTCCTGTCATCGTCTCACTGTCATCTTCACCCTCACCCTGCTGGAGTTCGTATTACCGCTCCTGGTCATCATAGCGTTCACCGTTCGTGCGGCCTGCGCGCTGGCAGACGGCAAGATGATGGCACAGAGCCGGGGATGCCGCGCCCGGGCCGTCAGGCTGCTCGTAGCCGTGCTGGTTGTGTTCAGCGTGTGTTTTACGCCGTATCACGTTCGTGAAGCAGTGGTTTATTTCCAGCTAGGTGGCAGCAGAGAGCAGCACGTTGTGGCGTATCATGCCACCATCACCCTCAGCAGTTTAAATAGCTGCCTTGATCCTGTGGTCTACTGCTTTGTGCCGGATAGCTTTCGTTCCACCCTACGCAGGGAACGGAGGATGAGATTGTTGGAGCATCCGGAGCGGAGCTCTGTAGTCAATGCTAGCAGAAACCTGGGAGATGCAGGAACGCCAGTGACCATTGGGTACAGCGTGGCTTTATTGACACACAACACACTTCCACCCACGGAGAGACATCCCTGCCCGAAAACAACACAGACAGACAACAGTGAATATCAAACACTTAACAAAGATATCTCTCCAAACTGA